A single region of the Mycobacterium avium subsp. avium genome encodes:
- a CDS encoding glycine--tRNA ligase, whose product MHRLVASVIDTVVNLAKRRGFVYPSGEIYGGTRSAWDYGPLGVEFKENIKRQWWRSVVTGREDVVGLDSSIILPRQVWVASGHVEVFHDPLVESLITHKRYRADHLIEAYEAKHGHPPPNGLADIRDPDTGEPGRWTEPREFNMMLKTYLGPIETEEGLHYLRPETAQGIFVNFANVVTTARKKPPFGIGQIGKSFRNEITPGNFIFRTREFEQMEMEFFVEPSTAKEWHQYWIDTRLQWYVELGIDPQNLRLFEHPADKLSHYSDRTVDIEYKFGFAGNPWGELEGVANRTDFDLSTHSKHSGVDLSFYDQATDSRYIPYVIEPAAGLTRSFMAFLIDAYVEDEAPNAKGKMEKRTVLRLDPRLAPVKAAVLPLSRHADLSPKARDLAAELRRFWNIEFDDAGAIGRRYRRQDEIGTPFCVTVDFDSLEDNAVTVRRRDDMSQERIGMDAVADYLSARLKGC is encoded by the coding sequence GTGCACCGCCTCGTGGCGTCCGTCATCGACACCGTAGTGAACCTGGCCAAACGGCGCGGCTTCGTCTATCCCTCGGGGGAGATCTACGGTGGCACCCGCTCGGCCTGGGACTACGGCCCGCTGGGCGTGGAGTTCAAGGAGAACATCAAGCGGCAATGGTGGCGCTCGGTGGTCACCGGCCGCGAGGACGTCGTCGGCCTGGATTCGTCGATCATCCTGCCCCGCCAGGTGTGGGTGGCCTCCGGCCATGTCGAAGTCTTCCACGACCCGCTGGTCGAGTCGTTGATCACCCACAAGCGCTACCGCGCCGACCATCTCATCGAGGCCTACGAGGCTAAACACGGCCACCCGCCGCCCAACGGGCTGGCCGACATCCGCGACCCGGACACCGGCGAACCCGGCCGGTGGACCGAGCCGCGCGAGTTCAACATGATGCTCAAGACCTACCTCGGACCCATCGAGACGGAGGAAGGCCTGCACTATCTGCGCCCGGAGACCGCGCAGGGTATTTTCGTCAACTTCGCCAACGTGGTGACGACCGCACGCAAGAAGCCGCCGTTCGGTATCGGCCAGATCGGCAAGAGCTTTCGCAACGAGATCACCCCGGGCAACTTCATTTTCCGCACCCGCGAGTTCGAGCAAATGGAAATGGAGTTCTTCGTCGAGCCCTCGACCGCCAAGGAATGGCATCAGTATTGGATCGACACCCGGCTGCAATGGTATGTCGAATTGGGTATCGATCCGCAGAACCTGCGGCTGTTCGAGCATCCCGCCGACAAGCTGTCGCACTACTCCGACCGCACCGTCGACATCGAGTACAAGTTCGGCTTCGCCGGTAACCCGTGGGGCGAGCTGGAGGGGGTCGCCAACCGCACGGACTTCGACTTGTCCACGCACTCAAAGCATTCCGGGGTCGACCTGTCCTTCTACGACCAGGCCACCGACTCCCGCTACATCCCGTACGTGATCGAGCCGGCGGCCGGCCTGACCCGGTCGTTCATGGCCTTTCTGATCGACGCCTACGTCGAGGACGAGGCGCCGAATGCCAAGGGCAAGATGGAAAAGCGCACCGTGTTGCGGCTGGACCCGCGGCTGGCTCCGGTCAAGGCGGCGGTGCTTCCGCTGTCGCGGCACGCCGACCTGAGTCCCAAGGCCCGCGACCTGGCGGCCGAGTTGCGCCGGTTCTGGAATATCGAATTCGACGACGCGGGCGCCATCGGCCGGCGGTATCGGCGCCAGGACGAGATCGGCACACCGTTTTGCGTGACGGTGGATTTCGACTCGCTGGAGGACAACGCCGTGACGGTGCGCCGGCGCGACGACATGTCCCAGGAGCGGATCGGCATGGACGCCGTGGCCGACTACCTGTCGGCGCGGCTCAAGGGCTGCTAG
- the recO gene encoding DNA repair protein RecO: MRLYRDRAVVLRQHKLGEADRIVTLLTRDHGLVRAVAKGVRRTRSKFGARLEPFAHIDAQLHPGRNLDIVTQVVSIDAFATDIVSDYGRYTCACAMLETAERLAGEERAPAPALHGLTVSALRAVADGRRSRDLLLDAYLLRAMGIAGWAPALTECARCATPGPHRAFHVGAGGSVCPHCRPAGSTTPPPGVLDLMSALHDGDWEFAEQTPQSHRNYVSGLVAAHLQWHLERQLKTLPLVERTYHIDRTIADQRATLIGQDMDCG, encoded by the coding sequence ATGCGGCTGTATCGAGACCGAGCTGTTGTGCTGCGCCAGCACAAGCTCGGCGAAGCCGACCGGATCGTCACCCTGTTGACCCGGGACCACGGGCTGGTTCGCGCGGTGGCCAAGGGGGTACGCCGCACCCGCAGCAAATTCGGCGCGCGGCTGGAGCCGTTCGCCCATATCGACGCGCAGTTGCATCCGGGCCGCAACCTCGACATCGTCACCCAGGTCGTCTCGATCGACGCGTTCGCCACCGACATCGTCAGCGATTACGGCCGCTACACCTGCGCGTGCGCGATGCTGGAAACCGCCGAACGCCTCGCCGGTGAGGAGCGCGCCCCCGCTCCGGCCCTGCACGGGCTCACGGTGAGCGCGTTGCGGGCGGTGGCCGACGGCCGCCGGTCCCGGGACCTGCTGCTGGACGCCTACCTGTTGCGCGCGATGGGCATCGCCGGATGGGCGCCGGCGCTGACCGAGTGCGCCCGCTGCGCCACCCCCGGCCCGCATCGGGCGTTCCACGTCGGCGCCGGCGGCAGCGTGTGCCCGCACTGCCGCCCGGCCGGTTCGACGACACCGCCTCCCGGCGTGCTGGACCTGATGTCGGCGTTGCACGACGGCGACTGGGAGTTCGCCGAGCAGACGCCGCAATCGCACCGCAACTACGTCAGCGGCCTGGTGGCCGCGCACCTGCAATGGCATCTGGAGCGCCAGCTCAAGACGTTGCCGCTCGTCGAGCGGACCTATCACATCGACCGCACCATCGCCGACCAGCGCGCCACGCTGATCGGGCAGGATATGGACTGTGGTTAG
- a CDS encoding ArsR/SmtB family transcription factor, with protein sequence MGPEPGLPAHDHDGLAAAGHPGPADYPVPPPRDILDAAGELLRALAAPVRIAIVLQLRQSHRCVHELVDALGVPQPLVSQHLKILKAAGVVAGERSGREVLYRLADHHLAHIVVDAVAHAGEEPRP encoded by the coding sequence ATGGGACCGGAGCCGGGCCTGCCCGCCCACGACCACGACGGGCTCGCCGCCGCGGGCCACCCCGGTCCGGCCGACTACCCCGTCCCGCCGCCGCGGGACATCCTCGACGCCGCCGGCGAGCTGTTGCGGGCGCTGGCGGCGCCGGTGCGGATCGCGATCGTGCTGCAGTTGCGCCAGTCCCATCGCTGCGTGCACGAGCTGGTCGACGCGCTCGGGGTGCCCCAGCCGCTGGTCAGCCAGCACCTGAAGATCCTCAAGGCGGCCGGTGTGGTCGCCGGGGAGCGGTCCGGACGCGAGGTGCTCTACCGGCTCGCCGATCATCACCTCGCGCACATCGTGGTCGACGCCGTCGCCCACGCCGGCGAAGAGCCGCGCCCATGA
- a CDS encoding Fur family transcriptional regulator produces MTPSGDGAGVSVRSTRQRAAISTLLETLDDFRSAQELHDELRRRGENIGLTTVYRTLQSMAAAGLIDTLRTDTGESVYRRCSEHHHHHLVCRSCGSTIEVSDHEVEEWATAVAAKHGFSDVSHTIEIFGTCSECR; encoded by the coding sequence ATGACGCCGTCCGGCGACGGGGCAGGAGTCAGTGTCCGCTCCACCCGGCAGCGCGCCGCGATCTCCACCCTGCTGGAGACCCTCGACGACTTCCGCTCCGCCCAGGAGTTGCACGACGAGCTGCGCCGCCGTGGCGAGAACATCGGGCTGACCACCGTCTACCGCACGCTGCAGTCGATGGCCGCCGCGGGCCTGATCGACACGCTGCGCACCGACACCGGCGAGTCGGTGTACCGCCGATGTTCCGAGCACCATCACCACCACCTGGTGTGCCGCAGTTGCGGGTCCACCATCGAGGTGAGCGATCACGAGGTCGAGGAGTGGGCCACCGCGGTGGCCGCCAAGCACGGTTTCTCCGACGTCAGCCACACCATCGAAATCTTCGGCACCTGCTCGGAGTGCCGGTAA
- a CDS encoding decaprenyl diphosphate synthase, translating into MVRAERAPKSTGFPQLPPAPDDYPVFPDKSTWPVVFPELPPSPGGGPSRPPQHISKAVAPRIPADRLPNHVAIVMDGNGRWATERGMSRTDGHKAGEAVVIDIVCGAIEIGIKWLSLYAFSTENWKRSPEEVRFLMGFNRDVVRMRRVNLNTIGVKIRWVGSRPRLWRSVINELAIAEEMTKRNDVITVNYCVNYGGRAEIAEATKEIARLAAAGRLNPERITESTVAHHLQRPDIPDVDLFLRTSGEQRSSNFMLWQAAYAEYIFQDKLWPDYDRRDLWAACQEYASRNRRFGSA; encoded by the coding sequence GTGGTTAGAGCCGAGCGCGCCCCGAAGTCGACCGGCTTCCCGCAGCTGCCCCCGGCGCCCGACGACTACCCCGTGTTCCCGGACAAGTCGACGTGGCCGGTGGTCTTCCCCGAGTTGCCGCCGTCGCCCGGCGGCGGGCCGAGCCGGCCGCCCCAGCACATCTCCAAGGCGGTCGCGCCGCGCATCCCCGCGGACCGACTGCCCAACCACGTGGCCATCGTGATGGACGGCAACGGCCGCTGGGCCACCGAACGGGGCATGTCACGCACCGACGGCCACAAGGCCGGCGAGGCGGTGGTCATCGACATCGTCTGCGGCGCAATCGAAATCGGCATCAAGTGGCTCAGCCTGTACGCCTTTTCCACCGAGAACTGGAAGCGGTCCCCCGAAGAGGTCCGGTTTTTGATGGGCTTCAACCGCGACGTGGTGCGGATGCGACGGGTGAACCTGAACACGATAGGGGTCAAGATCCGCTGGGTGGGTTCGCGGCCCCGGCTGTGGCGCAGCGTGATCAACGAATTGGCGATCGCCGAGGAGATGACCAAGCGCAACGACGTCATCACCGTCAACTACTGCGTCAACTACGGGGGCAGGGCCGAAATCGCCGAGGCCACAAAGGAAATCGCCCGGCTGGCCGCCGCCGGCCGGTTGAACCCCGAGCGCATCACCGAGTCCACCGTGGCGCATCACCTGCAACGGCCCGACATCCCCGATGTGGACCTGTTCCTGCGGACCTCGGGGGAGCAGCGGTCCAGCAACTTCATGTTGTGGCAGGCCGCCTACGCCGAATACATCTTCCAGGACAAGTTGTGGCCCGACTACGACCGCCGCGATTTGTGGGCCGCCTGCCAGGAATACGCTTCCCGCAACCGCAGATTCGGGAGCGCATAA